In Desulfotignum phosphitoxidans DSM 13687, a single window of DNA contains:
- a CDS encoding AsmA family protein, whose product MSRLIKWVLGIVAILVVLMVAAVVLVPMLVDVQQYKPRLEELVTKQTGRSFTMGNDIDVSVFPWVGVRLSDVRLGSPEGFTATDMVAVDQFEVRLKVMPLFSRRIEISTFALNAPKIFLERRKDGRANWEGFGKTDARDGEKKPAAEKSESKDSGLPIESLMVDSNSR is encoded by the coding sequence ATGAGTCGTTTGATAAAATGGGTTCTGGGAATCGTGGCAATCCTGGTCGTGTTAATGGTGGCCGCAGTGGTGCTGGTTCCCATGCTGGTGGATGTCCAGCAGTATAAACCCAGACTGGAGGAACTGGTAACCAAGCAGACCGGCCGGTCTTTTACCATGGGAAATGACATAGATGTGTCTGTATTCCCCTGGGTCGGGGTCCGATTGTCGGATGTCCGCCTGGGCAGCCCGGAAGGATTCACTGCAACGGATATGGTGGCAGTGGATCAGTTTGAAGTTCGGCTCAAGGTGATGCCCCTGTTCTCCCGGCGCATCGAGATCAGTACTTTTGCGTTGAATGCCCCTAAGATCTTTCTGGAGCGTCGAAAAGACGGCCGGGCCAACTGGGAAGGCTTTGGTAAAACAGATGCCCGGGACGGTGAAAAGAAACCAGCCGCAGAAAAGTCAGAATCAAAGGACTCGGGCTTGCCCATTGAATCGCTGATGGTGGACAGCAATTCTCGGTGA
- a CDS encoding AsmA family protein, which produces MVEDFTISDGQVVFSDKAAGLKKQITDLNLTLGDISLDKPVQIDFTARMDEKPVSLNGNIGPMGNNPGKSDIDFDLVMKALGVMDVTLAGKLSDPSNDPRVDMDLDVAPFSLRKLMAELEQTFFMETADPAVFEKIALRTHISGNASAVSLARGQMTLDDTSLTFSGAAKAFDKPDVAFDLALDQIDLDRYLPPAQEKPKAGSPSSNGKKGAASGSSPDYGPLRKLVLDGKLKIGQMTASNMTVSDMTTHVTARNGQIALDPFSLNLYQGSLASTLGVDVRKKSPVTRINLDLNGIQAGPLIRDAMEKDLISGSLTGDAVLTMAGDTADQIKKTLDGKGKMTFTDGAVEGIDIAGMVRNAAAKAGLGQPVTEKPRTDFAELSLPFSVGQGIFNIMDAGLKSPLLRVNAGGQAYLLKETLDIRVEPKLVGTLKGQGDTADRTGIMVPLRVTGPFASPKIRPDLAGLLGGGLPDKEKIKEMIDTKKLPATDTKSLEEEGKKVLKGLLPGLQN; this is translated from the coding sequence ATGGTGGAAGATTTCACCATCAGCGATGGGCAGGTTGTTTTTTCAGACAAGGCAGCCGGTCTGAAAAAGCAGATCACTGACCTGAATCTGACTCTGGGAGATATCAGCCTGGACAAGCCGGTACAGATCGATTTTACGGCCCGGATGGATGAAAAACCCGTATCTTTGAACGGAAACATCGGTCCGATGGGAAACAATCCCGGCAAATCAGACATTGATTTTGATCTGGTAATGAAAGCCCTGGGAGTGATGGATGTGACCCTGGCCGGCAAACTGTCGGATCCGTCCAATGACCCCCGGGTGGACATGGACCTGGATGTGGCCCCGTTTTCTTTGCGCAAACTCATGGCTGAACTGGAACAGACCTTTTTCATGGAAACGGCGGATCCGGCTGTGTTTGAAAAAATCGCTTTGCGTACCCATATTTCAGGTAATGCGTCTGCGGTGTCTCTGGCCCGCGGGCAAATGACCCTGGATGACACTTCTTTGACGTTCAGTGGGGCCGCAAAAGCGTTTGACAAGCCGGATGTTGCATTTGATCTGGCCCTGGACCAGATTGATCTGGACCGGTACCTGCCCCCGGCACAGGAGAAACCCAAAGCCGGGAGCCCGTCTTCCAACGGAAAAAAAGGGGCCGCTTCCGGTTCATCTCCTGACTATGGTCCTTTGCGCAAACTGGTGCTGGACGGCAAACTGAAGATCGGGCAGATGACAGCGTCCAATATGACGGTTTCAGACATGACGACCCATGTGACAGCCAGAAACGGTCAGATTGCCCTGGATCCGTTCTCCCTGAACCTGTATCAGGGCAGCCTGGCTTCCACACTGGGGGTGGATGTGCGCAAAAAATCTCCTGTCACCCGAATAAACCTGGATCTGAACGGCATCCAGGCCGGTCCTTTGATCAGAGATGCCATGGAAAAAGATCTGATTTCCGGTTCATTGACCGGGGATGCTGTCTTGACCATGGCCGGGGATACGGCGGATCAAATCAAGAAAACCCTGGACGGCAAAGGAAAAATGACTTTTACAGACGGTGCCGTTGAAGGCATTGATATTGCCGGCATGGTCCGCAATGCCGCTGCCAAAGCCGGGCTGGGACAACCGGTCACTGAAAAACCCAGAACCGATTTTGCGGAGTTAAGTCTGCCGTTTTCCGTGGGGCAGGGGATTTTCAATATCATGGACGCCGGGTTGAAATCTCCGCTTCTGCGGGTCAATGCAGGGGGTCAGGCGTATCTGTTAAAAGAAACGTTGGATATCCGTGTGGAACCCAAGCTGGTGGGAACATTGAAAGGCCAGGGCGATACCGCGGACCGAACAGGGATTATGGTGCCGCTGCGGGTCACCGGACCGTTTGCATCCCCTAAAATCCGGCCGGATCTGGCGGGATTGCTGGGAGGCGGGTTGCCGGACAAGGAAAAGATTAAAGAGATGATCGATACAAAAAAATTGCCGGCCACAGACACAAAATCCCTGGAAGAAGAGGGGAAAAAAGTGTTGAAAGGGTTGTTGCCGGGCCTTCAAAATTGA
- a CDS encoding MBL fold metallo-hydrolase RNA specificity domain-containing protein encodes MECQFLGGTGEVTGSMHLLNTGRDEILLDCGMFQGRRKESNEKNRYFPVDPAKITNMVLSHAHIDHSGRIPVLTQAGFSGRIITTRPTQNALSYMLMDSGHIQESDAQYLNYKSLRTFLYQEEQKKKNQQLTNKEKSQVKRLLKKNPYDLNTDAIAKLQNQYGLDIIAPLYTQDQARQALTYIDGYPFNHEIPVGRDTTVKFYVAGHILGSAFSLFTVKDNGRIRKILYTGDIGRFDKPILKNPTLEFDEQDTKIDLMIMESTYGAREHGPVADLETSLKKVLLETHQRGGSLIIPSFAYGRTQELIYVFHKLYESGQVPQLPIYVDSPLASNLTRVFGEHPETYDRETHAAFLEKGLNPFYFDKIRFVQTVEESMNLTRDETPHVVISASGMCEAGRILHHLRYKIHNPKNTILIVGYMAQHTLGRRIEELGEQAAEANGSEVPEVKIFGKSYPLAARVEKIEGFSAHADKHELMRFVTQSNLDVDKIAIVHGEESQSKAFAADLREHGYDAFIPAPGDIVQF; translated from the coding sequence ATGGAATGTCAATTTCTGGGCGGAACCGGTGAAGTCACCGGTTCCATGCACCTTTTGAATACGGGTCGGGATGAAATCCTTTTAGATTGCGGCATGTTTCAGGGGCGGCGCAAGGAAAGCAATGAAAAAAATCGTTATTTTCCCGTGGATCCGGCTAAGATTACCAACATGGTGCTGTCCCATGCCCATATTGATCATTCCGGCCGGATCCCCGTGCTGACCCAGGCCGGATTCTCCGGCCGGATCATCACCACCCGTCCCACCCAGAATGCATTGTCCTATATGCTGATGGACAGTGGACATATCCAGGAATCCGATGCCCAGTATCTGAATTACAAATCTTTGCGAACGTTTCTTTACCAGGAAGAGCAGAAAAAGAAAAATCAGCAGCTGACCAACAAGGAAAAATCACAGGTCAAGCGTCTGCTCAAAAAAAATCCATATGACCTGAATACGGATGCCATTGCCAAGCTTCAGAACCAGTATGGTCTTGACATCATTGCTCCGTTGTACACCCAGGATCAGGCCAGACAAGCCTTGACCTATATTGATGGGTATCCTTTCAACCATGAAATTCCCGTGGGCCGGGATACCACGGTTAAATTTTATGTGGCCGGTCATATTCTTGGATCTGCATTTTCCCTGTTCACTGTGAAAGATAACGGTCGTATCCGCAAAATTCTGTATACCGGAGATATCGGGCGTTTTGACAAACCGATTCTCAAAAATCCGACCCTGGAATTTGATGAACAAGATACAAAAATCGATCTGATGATCATGGAAAGCACCTATGGGGCACGAGAGCATGGGCCGGTGGCGGATCTGGAAACCAGCCTGAAAAAAGTGCTGCTGGAAACCCACCAAAGGGGCGGATCATTGATTATTCCTTCATTTGCCTACGGCAGAACCCAGGAACTGATTTATGTGTTTCATAAATTGTATGAATCCGGACAGGTGCCCCAGCTGCCCATTTATGTGGACAGCCCTTTGGCATCCAATCTGACCCGGGTGTTTGGCGAGCATCCGGAGACCTATGACAGGGAAACCCATGCCGCATTTCTGGAAAAAGGATTGAATCCATTCTATTTTGATAAGATCCGGTTTGTTCAGACGGTCGAAGAGTCCATGAACCTGACCCGGGATGAAACGCCCCATGTGGTGATTTCCGCATCCGGCATGTGTGAAGCCGGGCGCATCCTTCATCATTTGCGGTATAAGATTCACAACCCTAAAAATACGATTCTGATTGTGGGATATATGGCCCAGCACACTTTGGGACGCCGGATCGAGGAACTGGGTGAACAGGCAGCCGAAGCAAACGGATCAGAGGTTCCCGAGGTTAAAATTTTCGGAAAATCCTATCCATTGGCCGCCCGGGTGGAAAAAATCGAAGGGTTCAGTGCCCATGCAGACAAGCACGAACTGATGCGGTTTGTCACACAGTCCAACCTGGATGTCGACAAAATCGCCATTGTCCATGGGGAAGAATCCCAGAGCAAAGCATTTGCTGCTGATTTGAGGGAACACGGATATGACGCGTTCATACCTGCTCCCGGAGATATCGTTCAGTTTTAA